In Drosophila pseudoobscura strain MV-25-SWS-2005 chromosome 4, UCI_Dpse_MV25, whole genome shotgun sequence, the following proteins share a genomic window:
- the Piezo gene encoding piezo-type mechanosensitive ion channel component isoform X8, with product MAFSYACMVLQRVVVPAVLVLASLMRPVGISFVYLLMFFMSPFVPLATRRNFKGSVTAFFIILLSLSTLVLLGHIALQIVAVSTALPIYNCSFSERLLRHIGFVSFIDLKPLAIIEWLAPEVLVFATSLGSYLTVKRLAVQPITAEQLENGELIEAQSADHAQSTQPPCPTDANGGDVQQATATTPLQQQQQQLRKRVSMISQHIHFEGLIKISPLFCLATLFFAAALRPSVPGGFYFLIFLLAGTYWATCRTLQRGFALLLRCVMVVLVLHSLSIVSYQTPWMQGHLNHTSLTARLIGLEPLIESYCSPDIRVLLYNNTLYLDSYLNPFALFFAYFALALTTKHLIKPRLEAKPATAFGQQLDCNSSSLNNTGNKASRQLTLRTSQASRGSSRKDSSGPGAGSSTATTSTANRTQRLSVSLRRDQRAALNEPTETTPLVRQSTRKGRTAQPLESGSSVAMGGTQRGNEIPLDSLEQRSEQENTTTSILDQISYGFVSVGGFIYQNSYIFTNILMMAWSIVYHSWLTFVLLLWANVLWMIPNQRKAMMRSSPFIVLYAEVLLVAQYIYGMDLNNNELPTKVTTAGINLQQIGFERPIENHMRPCVPLIVKTAFVLMFWVTSRQFFKEKRDRRRDTMADIIAPLQITVGSAGSSYLINDGKKTSKFLKKAGDVIKNLLVRLWIWLLVLVIFLCAITGENMTGFRICYMALFLFFLLVFQSSSKAWVKIMYGFWLFLIFYAMSILILIYTYQFDKFDTYWNDYLNVSKTLQNDIGLKRYQTKDLFLHLVSPTIIVILTVIQVHYFHKRFIASLQQQPAAAGAAGAGGSAQQKPTETTALEAAPSKRRGSAGSLRRSQGPSGEAAPGGATTDFETSVRDLVRISFRKIKNKSEYIFKNFKDVFWRFLELHIMKAVYITAFVCSVSEVCVLHIVFVGFCVLGATSRKAIQVIISRVISFIVTIIVLSKMIYQIEYLSHTQYTVFCSDNRTANNAEWVGLTKAEKMEGGLMSLLRTYIIYMVTVTMHAVITLRQLQMRVKIGAVNAPPTKLLFPNIIRADAEKDLVGLVKYLLNYAFYKFGIEISLIALVSTITYRQDIVAVVYALWLVVLLLLRRSQCAKIWGVFQAFFAISILTQYIVLVGLPPSSCLVYPWDEGAFGESIQRWTMLPGALHFNHVPKLIFDFIVLVILNRQKSIFCIEQRYASNDDYPGGSNRSVISDIAQLGRTPFDNPTHDFCSYIRNYSDILKNGVLCGFYWFTLAVVFLAGTNIADLLALGYLIGAFVFLWQGSDFYLRPINTIISRWKWLLAFNVANILIKTSFQMAGCLFMTPLTTHCCWLVHMLGITCTSNVLKEQLMLTEETDLILAPGECPKITHQVVLLWDTICFAFIIFQLRIFKSHYFCHIITDTKANNILASRGADIIEGLRQNQIAHRHGHEKQVLLKIKRKMERIRATQQKMLRPLDKQTHFDEHGYPLPAPTVRRRKEIKLHPHATRAGDYYMFEEMDDKFELDLIHDEIDFLEEENMTESEMKMQRRKTLYDKSKDAPGADFPSTSKGISKERDEAGTEVPAAPTRDVADLPVIPPPPTSLGREATYKETSESKSKMEVDSGEVTAKDSDEDFDTNPIIRLLEGFLVTLTIRLNRFSRNYRYVNRILAGEKKTLKESSSLNRLGLSSAAAMFHFLKSNLESNESGGEQPASSSTPRRLLAPAIVTPPTATEHTTTSTPLNTNTTTTPLSPQDPPTPPTTSTPVQQNQPQNQPQHSRLSAVDDIIELPVDTVDAAISSAGDFNLEEENFAQRDHHIIVEVLISSWYALLANTDLICYIVVFINQVVNASLISLPLPIMVFLWGTLSLPRPTKTFWVTLIAYTQAIVLIKCIFQFKLIWANYHNLPNQPLTAAKIFGVEMKTHYAVYDLMLLLVLFLHRYLLKSQGLWKSGYKDTDQQFAKPTASMYANDDRDDSDNLSQPDSRQLNDDAAQKLSLQVSQASLPGSPEYSKSGINQLERTKYTSSLHKFFFSLVHKSRLATDVYALMFLCDFINFFVLLFGFTAFGTQQTESDEGVQTYLAENKVPIPFLIMLLVQFLLIVIDRALYLRKALVNKIIFHFFSVIGIHIWMFFVVPAVTERTFNSLAPPIIFYVIKCFYMLLSSYQIKSGYPKRILGNFFTKGFSMVNMIAFKVYMQIPFLYELRTILDWVCIDSTMTIFDWLKMEDIFSNIYLIRCTRQSETDFPAMRAQKKASISKLIMGGTIVLLIVICIWGPLCLFALGNAVGTSNVPFQVSLSIRIGPYDPIYTTNNYDSIFEIDPTMYSQMTNAYIKDKQALTFITGYDATDVAAVKLAGNSPSLWNIAPPDRQRLLNDLRNNHTLKARFSYTLTRKAPAKGLKEIVGDEHAISLDETFEGRAALINMLNETHDLEPTGNDTSTNGTSSFEEVVVLPAMIPKFIKVLNSGDAAVVTVLSPKNEEYRPLVIKMHRDKETNGLWWEIRDFCNDTFYNTTLKEFAYSNCTSGIVMYTFNDKKFPSTFSFLTAGGIIGLYTTFVLLASRFMKSFIGGQNRKIMFEDLPYVDRVLQLCLDIYLVREALEFALEEDLFAKLLFLYRSPETLIKWTRPKEEYVDDDADTDSMSVRRSEQLQQHQQHQQQQ from the exons ATGGCCTTCAGCTATGCGTGCATGGTGCTGCAGCGCGTCGTCGTTCCGGCGGTGCTGGTTCTGG CTTCGCTGATGCGACCGGTGGGCATATCATTTGTGTACCTTCTCATGTTCTTCATGTCACCGTTTGTGCCCCTGGCCACGCGACGCAACTTCAAGGGATCAGTCACCGCCTTCTTCATCATTCTGCTGTCGCTGAGCACTCTAGTCCTGCTGGGGCACATCGCCCTCCAGATAGTGGCCGTCAGCACAGCGCTGCCCATCTACAACTGCTCCTTCAGCGAGCGCCTGCTTAGGCACATAGGCTTCGTGAGCTTCATCGATCTGAA GCCCCTGGCCATCATTGAGTGGCTGGCCCCGGAGGTCCTGGTGTTTGCCACCTCCCTTGGCTCCTACCTCACCGTGAAGCGACTGGCCGTACAGCCCATCACCGCCGAGCAGCTGGAGAACGGCGAGCTGATCGAGGCCCAGTCCGCGGACCACGCTCAGTCGACCcagcccccctgccccacagATGCCAATGGCGGAGATGTGCAACAGGCCACGGCAACGAcgccactgcagcagcagcagcagcagctgcggaaGCGGGTCTCCATGATCAGTCAGCATATCCACTTCGAGGGATTGATCAAGATCT CGCCTCTCTTCTGCCTTGCCACGCTGTTCTTTGCGGCCGCGCTGCGTCCCTCGGTGCCGGGTGGATTCTATTTTCTCATCTTCCTGCTGGCCGGCACTTACTGGGCAACCTGCCGGACGCTGCAACG TGGCTTCGCCTTGCTGTTGCGCTGCGTAATGGTCGTCCTTGTGCTCCACTCGCTGTCCATTGTGTCCTACCAGACGCCCTGGATGCAGGGCCACCTCAATCACACCAGTCTGACGGCGCG TCTGATTGGTCTGGAGCCGCTCATTGAATCCTACTGCTCGCCGGATATACGGGTCCTCCTGTACAATAATACCCTCTACCTGGACTCGTACCTGAACCCGTTTGCCCTGTTCTTTGCCTACTTCGCTTTGGCTCTGACCACCAAGCATCTGATCAAGCCCAGG CTGGAGGCAAAGCCTGCCACCGCCTTTGGGCAGCAGCTtgactgcaacagcagcagcctcaacAACACCGGCAACAAAGCAAGCCGCCAGCTGACGCTCCGCACCTCACAGGCCTCGCGGGGCAGCAGTCGCAAGGACAGCTCGGGTCCCGGCGCAGGATCCAGCAccgccaccacctccaccGCAAATCGAACACAGCGTCTGAGT GTTTCTCTGCGCCGTGATCAGCGCGCAGCGTTGAATGAACCGACTGAGACGACGCCT CTGGTGCGTCAGAGTACTCGGAAGGGGCGCACAGCCCAGCCCCTGGAGAGCGGATCTTCGGTGGCAATGGGCGGCACTCAACGCGGCAATGAAATACCGCTGGATTCGCTGGAGCAGCGATCGGAGCAGGAGAACACGACCACCTCGATACTGGATCAGATATCGTATGGCTTTGTCAGTGTGGGTGGCTTTATCTACCAGAACAGCTATATATTCACCAATATTCTAATGATG GCCTGGTCCATAGTATACCACAGTTGGCTGACGTTCGTCCTCCTGCTGTGGGCCAATGTGCTGTGGATGATCCCCAACCAGCGGAAGGCGATGATGCGGTCCAGTCCGTTCATCGTGCTCTACGCggaggtgctgctggtggcccAGTACATATACGGCATGGACCTGAACAACAACGAGCTTCCCACGAAGGTCACC ACGGCGGGCATCAATCTGCAGCAGATTGGGTTCGAGCGGCCCATCGAGAACCACATGCGTCCATGTGTGCCGCTGATCGTGAAGACAGCCTTCGTCCTGATGTTCTGGGTGACGTCGCGGCAGTTCTTCAAGGAGAAGCGCGACCGCCGAAGGGACACCATGGCGGACATCATTGCTCCGCTGCAGATCACCGTGGGCTCGGCGGGGTCCAGCTACCTCATCAACGACGGCAAGAAGACCTCAAAGTTCCTAAAGAAGGCCGGCGATGTGATCAAAAACCTGCTGGTGCGCCTGTGGATCTggctgctggtgttggtgaTCTTCCTGTGCGCGATAACCGGAGAGAATATGACGGGCTTCCGCATCTGCTACATGGCCCTGTTCCTGTTCTTCTTGCTAGTCTTTCAGTCCTCGTCCAAGGCCTGGGTGAAGATCATGTACGGCTTCTGGCTGTTCCTTATTTTCTACGCCATGTCCATACTGATTCTGATCTACACATATCAATTCGACAAGTTCGATACATACTGGAACGACTATCTTAATGTGTCCAAGACGCT ACAAAACGACATTGGCCTGAAGCGCTACCAAACGAAGGATCTTTTCCTGCACCTTGTCTCGCCCACGATCATTGTGATCCTGACTGTGATCCAAGTGCATTACTTCCACAAGCGCTTCATTGCCtcgctgcaacagcagccagcagctgctggtgctgccggAGCTGGCGGCTCTGCACAGCAGAAACCCACCGAGACAACGGCCCTGGAAGCGGCGCCCTCAAAGCGTCGTGGCAGTGCCGGCTCCCTGCGGCGCTCCCAGGGTCCCTCAGGCGAGGCGGCGCCCGGCGGCGCCACCACTGACTTTGAGACCTCTGTGCGGGATCTGGTGCGGATTTCCTTCCGCAAGATCAAGAACAAGTCAGAGTACATCTTCAAGAACTTCAAGGACGTCTTCTGGCGCTTCCTGGAGCTGCACATCATGAAGGCCGTCTACATCACCGCCTTTGTGTGCAGCGTGAGCGAGGTCTGCGTCCTGCACATTGTCTTTGTGGGCTTCTGTGTGCTGGGTGCCACCTCACGGAAGGCCATCCAAGTGATAATCAGCCGCGTGATATCGTTTATTGTCACCATTATCGTCCTGTCTAAGATGATCTATCAGATTGAGTACCTGAGCCACACCCAATACACCGTCTTCTGC TCCGACAACCGCACGGCCAACAACGCCGAGTGGGTGGGCCTCACGAAGGCTGAGAAGATGGAGGGTGGTTTGATGAGTCTGCTGCGCACGTACATCATCTACATGGTCACTGTGACCATGCACGCCGTGATCACGTTGCGCCAGCTGCAGATGAGAGTGAAGATTGGAGCCGTGAATGCCCCGCCCACCAAGCTGCTGTTCCCCAATATCATCCGCGCCGATGCTGAGAAGGATCTAGTGGGTTTGGTCAAGTACCTCCTGAACTATGCCTTCTACAAGTTTGGCATCGAGATTTCGCTGATTGCCCTGGTCTCCACCATCACGTACCGCCAGGACATTGTGGCCGTGGTCTATGCGCTCTGGCTGGTCGTCCTCTTGCTACTAAGGCGGTCGCAGTGCGCCAAGATCTGGGGAGTTTTCCAGGCCTTCTTTGCCATCTCGATATTGACGCAATATATCGTCTTAGTGGGACTGCCGCCAAGCTCATGTCTGG TTTATCCCTGGGACGAGGGCGCCTTTGGGGAGAGCATCCAGCGCTGGACGATGCTGCCCGGGGCCCTGCACTTCAACCATGTGCCTAAGCTGATCTTCGACTTCATCGTCCTGGTCATCCTGAACCGTCAGAAGAGCATCTTCTGCATCGAGCAGCGCTATGCCAGCAACGACGACTATCCCGGAGGCAGCAATCGCAGCGTCATCTCGGACATTGCCCAGCTGGGGAGGACGCCCTTCGACAATCCCACCCACGACTTCTGCTCGTACATTCGCAACTACTCGGACATCCTGAAGAACGGGGTGCTGTGCGGCTTCTACTGGTTCACCCTGGCCGTGGTGTTCTTGGCCGGGACCAACATTGCTGATCTGCTGGCCCTGGGCTACCTCATTGGGGCGTTCGTCTTCCTCTGGCAGGGCTCCGACTTCTATCTGCGGCCGATCAACACCATCATCAGTCGCTGGAAGTGGCTGCTGGCCTTCAACGTGGCCAACATCCTCATCAAGACGAGCTTCCAAATGGCCGGCTGCTTGTTCATGACGCCCCTGACCAcccactgctgctggctggtgcACATGCTAGGCATCACCTGCACGAGCAACGTGCTCAAGGAGCAACTGATGCTGACCGAAGAGACGGACCTTATATTGGCGCCCGGTGAATGCCCCAAGATCACGCATCAGGTGGTCCTGCTGTGGGACACGATCTGCTTTGCTTTCATCATCTTCCAGCTGCGCATCTTTAAGTCTCACTACTTCTGCCACATCATCACGGACACGAAGGCCAACAATATTCTGGCCTCCAG AGGAGCTGATATCATTGAGGGATTGCGCCAGAACCAGATTGCCCATCGCCACGGCCATGAGAAGCAGGTCCTGCTCAAGATCAAGCGGAAGATGGAGCGGATTCGGGCCACGCAGCAGAAGATGCTGCGACCCCTGGACAAGCAGACACATTTTGATG AACATGGTTATCCACTTCCTGCACCAACAGTACGCAGAAGGAAGGAAATCAAATTACATCCACATG CTACCCGGGCTGGCGACTACTACATGTTCGAGGAGATGGATGACAAGTTCGAGCTGGACCTGATACACGACGAGATTGACTTTCTGGAGGAGGAGAACATGACCGAGAGCGAGATGAAGATGCAGCGCCGCAAGACCCTCTATGAT AAATCCAAGGATGCTCCCGGTGCCGACTTTCCCTCCACCAGCAAGGGCATATCGAAGGAGCGGGATGAAGCAGGCACGGAAGTTCCAGCGGCTCCCACCCGCGATGTGGCTGATCTACCAGTGATTCCACCGCCCCCGACCAGCTTGGGACGTGAGGCCACCTACAAGGAGACTTCGGAAAGCAAATCTAAGATGGAAGTCGACAGCGGCGAGGTAACGGCCAAGGACTCAGATGAGGACTTCGACACGAATCCCATCATCAGGCTGCTCGAGGGCTTCTTGGTCACCCTGACCATAAGACTGAACCGCTTCTCGCGCAACTACCGCTACGTCAATCGCATCTTGGCTGGCGAGAAGAAGACTCTGAAG GAATCGAGCTCCCTGAATCGTCTGGGCCTGTCGAGTGCTGCTGCCATGTTCCACTTCCTCAAGTCCAACCTCGAGAG CAATGAGAGTGGTGGCGAGCAGCCCGCCTCATCGTCCACGCCGCGGCGGCTCCTGGCCCCGGCAATCGTTACTCCACCAACTGCAACAGAACACACAACCACAAGCACCCCACTAAACACGAATACAACAACCACACCGCTATCACCACAAGATCCACCGACACCACCAACAACCAGTACACCAGTACAACAGAATCAGCCACAGAATCAGCCTCAGCACAGTCGACTCAGTGCTGTGGACGACATCATCGAACTGCCCGTAGATACCGTTGATGCAGCCATTTCTAG CGCCGGAGACTTCAACTTGGAGGAGGAGAACTTTGCCCAGCGGGATCATCACATTATAGTGGAGGTGCTGATCTCCTCGTGGTATGCCTTGCTTGCCAACACAGATCTGATTTGCTACATAGTAGTGTTCATCAATCAG GTCGTCAATGCCAGTCTCATCTCGTTGCCGCTGCCCATAATGGTCTTTCTCTGGGGCACCCTGTCACTGCCGCGTCCAACGAAAACCTTCTGGGTCACCCTAATTGCCTACACCCAGGCCATCGTTCTGATCAAGTGTATCTTCCAGTTCAAGCTTATCTGGGCGAACTATCACAACCTGCCCAACCAGCCCTTGACGGCCGCCAAGATCTTTGGTGTGGAGATGAAGACCCACTATGCAGTATACGACTTGATGCTGTTGCTAGTGCTCTTCTTGCACCGCTATCTGCTCAAGTCGCAAGGTCTGTGGAAGTCAGGCTACAAGGACACAGATCAGCAGTTTGCCAAACCCACCGCCAGCATGTACGCAAA CGATGACCGAGATGACAGCGACAACCTATCTCAACCCGACTCTCGCCAGCTAAACGATGATGCGGCCCAGAAGTTGAGCCTGCAAGTGAGCCAGGCATCGTTGCCGGGCTCCCCGGAGTACAGCAAGTCGGGCATCAATCAGCTAGA ACGAACCAAGTACACCTCCTCGCTGCACAAGTTCTTCTTTAGTCTGGTGCATAAATCCCGACTGGCCACAGACGTGTATGCCCTGATGTTCCTGTGCGATTTTATAAACTTTTTTGTGCTGCTCTTTGGCTTCACAGCATTTGGA ACCCAGCAAACAGAAAGCGATGAAGGCGTGCAAACATATCTGGCGGAGAATAAAGTGCCCATACCTTTCCTAATCATGCTGCTGGTCCAGTTCTTGCTCATTGTCATCGATCGGGCGCTGTATCTGCGCAAGGCCCTGGTGAACAagataattttccatttcttcTCGGTGATCGGCATACATATCTGGATGTTCTTCGTGGTGCCGGCGGTGACGGAGCGTACCTTCAACTCGCTGGCGCCACCGATCATCTTCTATGTGATCAAGTGCTTTTACATGCTGCTGAGCTCCTATCAAATCAAGTCGGGCTATCCCAAGCGCATTCTCGGCAACTTTTTCACCAAGGGCTTCTCGATGGTCAACATGATCGCATTTAAGGTATACATGCAGATCCCGTTCCTGTACGAGCTGCGCACCATCCTCGACTGGGTCTGCATCGACAGCACCATGACCATCTTCGACTGGCTCAAGATGGAGGATATCTTCTCTAACATATATCTCATACGATGCACCAGGCAGTCGGAAACCGACTTCCCAGCCATGCGCGCCCAGAAAAAGGCTTCCATCTCGAAGCTGATTATGGGCGGCACTATTGTCCTGCTGATTGTCATATGCATCTGGGGTCCGTTATGTCTGTTTGCCTTAGGCAATGCTGTGGGCACCTCCAATGTGCCCTTCCAGGTGTCGCTCTCCATCCGAATTGGACCCTACGACCCCATTTATACCACCAACAACTACGATAGCATTTTCGAAATTGATCCCACGATGTACTCGCAAATGACTAATGCTTATATCAAGGATAAACAGGCTCTGACCTTTATCACTGGCTACGATGCCACGGATGTAGCGGCGGTCAAGCTGGCTGGGAACTCGCCCTCCCTGTGGAATATAGCACCGCCAGATAGGCAGCGTTTGCTGAATGATTTGAGAAATA ATCATACGTTAAAGGCCCGCTTCTCCTACACCCTTACACGGAAGGCTCCGGCCAAGGGTCTGAAAGAAATTGTGGGCGATGAGCATGCCATCTCCCTCGACGAGACATTTGAAGGACGTGCAGCTCTCATCAATATGCTTAACGAAACCCACGACTTAGAGCCAACGGGTAATGACACCAGTACCAATGGAACCTCTAGCTTTGAAGAAGTAGTAGTGCTGCCTGCCATGATACCAAAATTCATCAAGGTGCTCAACTCGGGCGATGCCGCTGTGGTCACTGTGCTGAGTCCCAAGAACGAGGAATACCGTCCTCTGGTCATCAAAATGCATCGAGACAAGGAGACAAACGGTCTGTGGTGGGAAATACGAGACTTCTGCAATGACACCTTCTACAATACCACTCTGAAGGAGTTTGCCTACAGCAACTGCACTTCCGGTATTGTGATGTATACCTTCAACGACAAGAAGTTCCCATCGACATTCAGCTTCCTCACAGCTGGCGG CATAATTGGGCTGTACACCACATTCGTGTTATTGGCCTCGCGCTTCATGAAGTCCTTCATTGGGGGACAAAATCGAAAGATTATGTTCGAGGATCTACCCTATGTAGATAGGGTATTGCAGCTGTGTCTGGATATATACCTG GTACGCGAGGCCTTGGAATTCGCCTTGGAGGAAGATCTGTTTGCCAAATTACTCTTCCTGTACCGTTCGCCCGAGACGCTCATCAAGTGGACCCGTCCCAAGGAGGAGTACGTGGACGATGATGCCGACACCGACTCAATGAGCGTGCGGCGTTcagagcagctgcagcagcaccaacaacaccagcagcaacaataa